In a single window of the Melissococcus plutonius ATCC 35311 genome:
- a CDS encoding mucin-binding protein, whose translation MQYVDTTTGQVFASKPIEGKVGEAVTYSIPQESKKLTLDAKRLPKGTEQNGDNFVWNGVCTAEKQTITFYYGEVKEGTITFNLVDNATGKIIRTTEKTPKIGEDVSYAAPDSFKHFKINAKRLPIGAAQEGENFIWRGVGKLDDQTVNFYYDEAEQGTITFNLVDNITGKIIRSIEKTPKIGEDISYTIPEAFKNFKLNTRRLQEGTTQEGNKYVWTGIGKLDDQIVNFYYDETIPGVTNTETKDITRTIDLVKDGKVFKEEIQTVHFTRTATTDQMTGKTTYTDWETTHAKFDDFKLSDIEGYTHKNKMIKAMPVKVTDKDVVVTELYTKVTDGKENNGNNNQGTTNNGGNNQGTTNGGKSNKGINTNKNNNQKHANLGYHKAGDPKKNHFANKGNTATKKLPMTGEKISKIVASSGFGVLMLTAAAWVISKRKRTN comes from the coding sequence ATTCAATATGTAGATACAACGACTGGACAAGTGTTTGCAAGTAAACCAATTGAAGGTAAAGTTGGAGAAGCTGTGACTTACAGTATTCCTCAAGAAAGTAAAAAATTAACCCTAGATGCAAAACGCTTACCAAAAGGAACAGAACAAAATGGGGATAACTTTGTTTGGAATGGTGTATGTACAGCAGAAAAACAAACGATTACTTTTTATTATGGTGAGGTAAAAGAAGGAACGATTACTTTTAATTTAGTAGATAATGCTACAGGAAAAATTATTCGTACAACAGAAAAAACGCCTAAAATTGGTGAAGATGTTTCTTATGCAGCACCAGACTCATTCAAACATTTTAAAATAAATGCAAAACGTTTACCAATAGGTGCTGCACAAGAAGGTGAAAATTTCATCTGGAGAGGTGTCGGTAAATTAGATGATCAAACTGTAAACTTCTATTATGATGAAGCTGAACAAGGAACAATTACTTTTAACTTAGTGGATAATATTACAGGAAAAATTATTCGTTCAATTGAAAAGACACCAAAAATTGGTGAAGATATTTCCTATACTATTCCTGAAGCATTCAAGAATTTCAAATTGAATACAAGACGTTTACAAGAAGGAACTACCCAGGAAGGTAACAAATATGTTTGGACAGGTATTGGTAAATTAGATGACCAAATTGTAAACTTTTATTATGATGAAACAATACCAGGCGTAACAAACACTGAAACTAAGGATATTACTCGTACAATTGATTTAGTCAAAGATGGTAAGGTATTTAAGGAAGAAATCCAAACAGTTCACTTTACCCGAACTGCTACCACTGATCAAATGACTGGAAAAACAACCTATACAGATTGGGAAACTACACATGCTAAATTTGATGATTTTAAATTATCTGATATAGAAGGTTATACTCATAAAAATAAAATGATCAAGGCAATGCCTGTTAAGGTAACCGATAAAGATGTAGTAGTAACAGAACTATATACAAAAGTAACTGATGGAAAAGAAAATAATGGTAACAATAACCAAGGAACAACCAATAACGGTGGCAACAACCAAGGAACAACCAACGGTGGAAAGAGCAACAAAGGAATAAATACCAATAAAAATAATAATCAAAAACATGCCAATCTAGGATATCATAAAGCAGGTGATCCTAAGAAAAATCATTTTGCTAACAAAGGAAATACTGCTACTAAAAAATTACCTATGACTGGTGAAAAAATTTCTAAAATTGTTGCTTCAAGTGGTTTTGGTGTATTAATGCTTACAGCAGCTGCATGGGTTATTTCAAAAAGAAAAAGGACTAATTAA
- a CDS encoding DUF6681 family protein — protein MFTLLDGLNHFLSYFNLKIKVKSRLHIILGIFTTGYIGYLTLKFFRYHALGRGIIYLLIFLILLYFLILNIFYYFFDKNVKWDITPFFEKFAQVENPDEQNKKAIKNKNGVYADRMVIYDETKQNLDDYQAFDTTLDYLVNSQEDLGQLVEFMLDNHLAEKNTKAVKKQIGQRRTAEKIAYEIGSGIEIPSFTIRADRHDLILSIGLNATERVEIARLKEIGNVPADKMGETYDIVAKSATIVGGKYKKYKNDGIESGEEPYTVQLQVAYFAKLPV, from the coding sequence ATGTTTACATTATTAGATGGACTAAATCATTTTTTAAGTTATTTTAACTTAAAAATAAAAGTAAAAAGTCGACTACATATCATTTTAGGTATTTTTACGACCGGTTATATTGGGTATTTAACACTTAAATTTTTCCGATACCATGCTCTAGGGAGAGGTATTATATATTTATTGATTTTTTTAATTTTACTTTACTTTTTAATTTTAAATATCTTTTATTATTTCTTTGATAAAAATGTTAAATGGGATATCACGCCATTTTTTGAAAAATTTGCACAGGTAGAAAATCCAGATGAACAGAACAAAAAGGCAATAAAAAATAAAAATGGCGTGTATGCAGATCGAATGGTTATTTATGATGAGACCAAGCAGAATTTAGATGATTATCAAGCATTTGATACAACTTTGGATTATTTAGTAAATAGTCAGGAAGATCTAGGACAATTAGTGGAATTTATGCTAGATAACCATTTGGCAGAAAAAAATACAAAGGCAGTAAAAAAACAAATTGGCCAAAGGCGAACAGCGGAAAAAATAGCTTATGAGATTGGTTCTGGTATTGAGATTCCTTCATTTACCATTAGAGCTGATCGACATGATTTAATTTTATCCATTGGGTTAAATGCAACCGAGCGAGTAGAGATTGCCCGATTGAAAGAAATTGGTAATGTTCCGGCTGATAAAATGGGAGAAACCTATGATATTGTTGCAAAATCGGCAACTATTGTAGGAGGAAAATACAAGAAATATAAAAATGAT